A genomic segment from Roseibium algicola encodes:
- a CDS encoding thiamine pyrophosphate-binding protein, translating to MDQKTGGELLVEALERHGAERVFCVPGESYLAVLDALYDASIPVTVCRQEGGAAMMADAWGKLTGKPGICMVTRGPGATNASAGVHVAAQDSTPMILFIGQIERGMREREAFQEIDYRQMFGGIAKWVAEIDHADRVPEFISRAYHVATSGRPGPVVLALPEDMLVEKADAPQPPAWTQVETHPGLTQMAELQKRLWAAERPIAILGGSRWSEEAVAGFTRFAERFDLPVACSFRRQMLFDNLHPNYAGDVGIGINPKLLARVKSSDLILLVGGRLSEMPSQSYSLLEIPSPTQQLVHVHPDAEELGRVYRPAQAIHASPTAFCKAAEGLQPPSELKGAGEAAKAHQDYLDWSGARPQVPGNLQMAGVMEWLEANLPEDAVCTNGAGNYATWLHRFHRFRRYATQAAPTSGSMGYGLPAAVSAKLAFPEREVVCFAGDGCLQMTMQEFGTACQDGANIIVLVIDNGMYGTIRMHQERTYPGRPSATKLVNPDFAALARSYGAFGETVETTDAFGPAYERARAAGTPAILHLKLDPEAITPAASLSQIRAAAQGK from the coding sequence ATGGACCAGAAGACCGGCGGTGAATTGTTGGTGGAGGCGCTGGAGCGCCACGGGGCAGAGCGCGTGTTCTGTGTGCCCGGCGAAAGTTACCTTGCCGTGCTCGATGCGCTTTACGATGCGTCGATCCCGGTCACGGTCTGCCGCCAGGAAGGCGGGGCTGCAATGATGGCCGATGCCTGGGGCAAGCTCACCGGCAAGCCGGGCATCTGCATGGTGACCCGCGGTCCCGGGGCCACCAACGCTTCTGCCGGTGTCCACGTGGCGGCGCAGGATTCCACGCCGATGATCCTGTTCATCGGACAGATCGAGCGTGGCATGCGCGAGCGTGAAGCGTTCCAGGAAATCGACTACCGCCAAATGTTCGGTGGCATCGCCAAATGGGTTGCGGAGATCGATCACGCGGATCGCGTACCGGAATTCATTTCGCGCGCCTACCATGTTGCCACGTCCGGCCGTCCGGGACCGGTGGTTCTGGCGCTTCCGGAAGACATGCTGGTCGAAAAGGCGGATGCCCCGCAGCCGCCTGCGTGGACCCAGGTCGAAACGCATCCGGGCCTCACCCAGATGGCGGAACTGCAGAAGCGCCTTTGGGCGGCCGAGCGGCCGATCGCCATTCTGGGCGGCAGCCGCTGGTCGGAAGAGGCCGTCGCCGGCTTTACCCGCTTTGCCGAGCGTTTCGACCTGCCGGTTGCTTGCTCGTTCCGCCGCCAGATGCTGTTCGACAACCTGCATCCGAACTATGCCGGCGATGTCGGCATCGGCATCAATCCGAAGCTGCTGGCACGGGTGAAGTCCTCCGATCTGATCCTGCTTGTCGGTGGCCGTTTGTCGGAAATGCCGAGCCAGTCCTATTCGCTGCTCGAGATTCCCTCTCCCACACAGCAACTGGTGCATGTCCATCCGGACGCCGAGGAACTCGGCCGGGTCTACCGGCCGGCGCAGGCAATTCATGCCAGCCCGACTGCCTTCTGCAAGGCGGCCGAAGGCCTTCAGCCGCCGTCCGAACTGAAAGGCGCAGGCGAAGCGGCCAAGGCCCACCAGGATTATCTGGACTGGTCCGGTGCCCGGCCACAGGTTCCCGGCAACCTCCAGATGGCCGGTGTCATGGAATGGCTGGAAGCCAACCTGCCGGAAGATGCGGTCTGCACCAATGGGGCTGGCAACTACGCCACCTGGCTGCACCGCTTCCATCGATTCCGTCGCTACGCCACCCAGGCAGCGCCGACGAGCGGCTCCATGGGGTATGGCCTGCCGGCAGCCGTTTCCGCCAAGCTTGCCTTTCCGGAGCGCGAAGTCGTCTGTTTTGCAGGCGATGGCTGCCTGCAGATGACCATGCAGGAGTTTGGCACCGCCTGTCAGGACGGTGCCAACATCATCGTGCTTGTGATCGACAACGGCATGTACGGCACCATCCGCATGCATCAGGAACGCACCTATCCCGGCCGCCCGTCGGCAACCAAGCTGGTCAATCCGGATTTCGCAGCGCTTGCCCGCAGCTATGGTGCCTTCGGTGAGACGGTCGAAACGACAGACGCTTTCGGTCCTGCATACGAACGTGCCCGTGCCGCCGGCACACCCGCAATCCTGCATCTGAAGCTGGACCCGGAAGCCATCACCCCGGCCGCCAGCCTCAGCCAGATCCGCGCGGCGGCACAGGGAAAGTAA
- a CDS encoding AAA family ATPase, translating to MDQAETQNQALEFLGSLPSDDPARPEVKRIDTHANIVFLVGSKAYKVKRSVKFPFLDYSTLPLREEACKAEITYNQPNAPQIYRQALPVTREADGTLDLGGTGEPIEWAVEMNRFERQHELDSVAGTSPLPDTLTDRLADMMVTAHDVAPLRQGNGFYAELASYVEQNDAAFREHPDLFEAEAVRHLTETSRTVLSALHELILRRGEQGLVRRCHGDAHLRNIVMVDDTPVLFDAVEFSDAIATGDVLYDLAFLLMDLWDRGQQRAANRVFNRYMDKSRLDTHSEGLAALPFYLMMRAAIRSKIAASSALNQSDPNQKQRERDQAQAYFRHAVDFLDPSRPQLVAIGGLSGTGKTTLAYEIAPGIGRAPGARVLRTDVMRKRLLGIEETEKAPAEAYTLEASQKVYHALDDTIQTVLAAGHSAIFDAVFAAESERDRIEAIANNVECGFCGLWLTAPANILKARVSARGDDASDANADVVDTQLGYDLGQMNWVEIDAGSNVDETAGQVRKILNR from the coding sequence ATGGATCAGGCCGAAACCCAGAACCAGGCGCTCGAGTTCCTCGGCAGCCTTCCGTCCGACGATCCGGCGCGGCCCGAGGTGAAGCGGATCGACACCCATGCCAATATCGTCTTTCTGGTGGGCAGCAAGGCCTACAAGGTCAAACGGTCGGTCAAGTTTCCCTTTCTCGATTATTCGACGTTGCCCTTGCGCGAAGAAGCCTGCAAGGCGGAAATAACCTACAACCAGCCGAACGCACCTCAGATCTACCGGCAGGCCTTGCCTGTGACGCGGGAGGCAGATGGCACGTTGGATCTTGGCGGCACTGGAGAGCCCATCGAATGGGCAGTTGAAATGAACCGGTTCGAGCGACAGCACGAACTGGACTCCGTCGCTGGAACCAGCCCGCTTCCGGACACTCTGACGGACAGGCTGGCGGACATGATGGTGACTGCTCATGACGTCGCGCCACTGCGGCAGGGCAACGGCTTCTACGCGGAGCTTGCAAGCTATGTGGAGCAGAACGACGCCGCCTTTCGCGAGCACCCCGATCTGTTCGAAGCCGAGGCGGTCCGGCATCTGACCGAGACTTCCCGCACTGTCTTGTCGGCTCTGCACGAGTTGATCCTGCGCCGGGGCGAACAGGGCCTTGTCCGTCGTTGCCACGGAGACGCCCACCTTCGCAACATCGTCATGGTTGATGACACCCCGGTCCTGTTCGATGCGGTTGAATTTTCAGATGCGATTGCTACCGGCGACGTTCTTTACGATCTCGCCTTCCTGCTGATGGACCTGTGGGACCGGGGTCAACAGCGTGCGGCCAACCGGGTGTTCAACCGCTACATGGACAAGAGCCGCCTGGACACGCATTCGGAGGGCCTGGCAGCCCTGCCCTTCTACCTGATGATGCGCGCGGCGATCCGCTCCAAGATCGCGGCCAGCTCCGCTCTCAACCAGTCGGACCCGAACCAGAAACAACGTGAGCGCGACCAGGCCCAGGCCTATTTCCGCCACGCAGTGGACTTTCTGGATCCCTCACGCCCACAACTGGTTGCCATCGGCGGCCTTTCCGGCACCGGCAAGACCACGCTTGCCTACGAAATTGCCCCCGGCATCGGCCGGGCACCCGGCGCGCGCGTGCTACGCACGGACGTGATGCGAAAGCGCCTGCTGGGCATTGAAGAAACGGAAAAGGCGCCGGCGGAAGCCTATACGCTGGAGGCTTCCCAGAAGGTCTACCACGCGCTGGACGACACCATTCAGACCGTCCTCGCAGCGGGTCACTCGGCAATCTTCGATGCCGTTTTTGCCGCCGAGAGCGAACGGGACCGTATCGAGGCCATCGCGAATAATGTTGAATGCGGTTTCTGCGGCCTGTGGCTGACTGCGCCGGCAAACATCCTGAAAGCCCGGGTCTCCGCGCGCGGGGACGATGCCTCGGACGCAAACGCTGACGTTGTCGATACCCAGCTTGGCTACGACCTCGGCCAGATGAACTGGGTGGAAATCGACGCGGGCAGCAATGTCGACGAAACCGCCGGACAGGTTCGGAAAATCCTGAACCGCTAG
- a CDS encoding AzlD family protein — MTEGAFTADPIFVLAVLGMTAVTYALRAGGYWVMGRLPITPRVRRGLEALPGAIIVSTILPIVLKGGLAVALCLVVAAAAQVTLRKEYVAVFCAAGAAAALRAAGL, encoded by the coding sequence ATGACTGAGGGAGCATTCACCGCCGACCCGATCTTCGTCCTGGCCGTGCTTGGCATGACGGCGGTCACTTATGCCCTGAGGGCGGGTGGATACTGGGTCATGGGCCGGCTGCCCATCACGCCGCGGGTGCGGCGGGGGCTGGAGGCCTTGCCGGGCGCGATCATCGTTTCCACCATTCTGCCCATCGTGTTGAAGGGCGGGCTGGCCGTGGCGCTGTGCCTTGTCGTTGCTGCAGCGGCGCAGGTGACCCTGCGCAAGGAATATGTCGCCGTCTTCTGTGCAGCCGGAGCCGCGGCAGCCCTCAGGGCTGCCGGACTGTAG
- a CDS encoding AzlC family ABC transporter permease: MLNKNVTLSLQGCVRGATMCIPVSPGIIALGLVFGTVAAQKGLTFLETIMINSLVFAGASQFVAMEVYSDPLNYALVVAMIGVTAAVNMRMLLIGASLRPWLGQVPAWQTYPSLFLLTDLNWLLALSEYDKGTRDWGIYLGSGLFTWSVWSLSVVPGYFAGSLVSDPKVYGLDVVLPAFFAALLVPLWKGKRQTVSWLFAGGIAALTWYLVGGYWSIFTGAIAGAFAGAYLDD; this comes from the coding sequence ATGTTGAACAAAAATGTGACCCTCAGCCTGCAAGGCTGCGTGCGGGGCGCCACGATGTGCATTCCGGTTTCCCCGGGCATCATCGCGCTTGGACTGGTCTTCGGAACGGTCGCCGCGCAAAAGGGGCTGACCTTCCTCGAAACGATCATGATCAACTCGCTGGTCTTCGCCGGCGCCAGCCAGTTTGTCGCGATGGAAGTCTACAGCGATCCGCTCAATTATGCTCTCGTCGTGGCGATGATCGGGGTTACCGCTGCCGTCAACATGCGCATGCTGCTGATCGGTGCAAGCCTGCGGCCCTGGCTTGGCCAGGTGCCGGCCTGGCAGACCTATCCTTCCCTGTTTCTGCTGACGGACCTCAACTGGTTGCTGGCCTTGTCGGAATACGACAAGGGCACGCGCGACTGGGGGATCTATCTCGGCAGCGGTCTTTTCACCTGGTCGGTCTGGTCGCTTTCCGTCGTTCCGGGCTATTTCGCAGGCAGTCTCGTGTCGGACCCGAAGGTTTATGGCCTCGATGTGGTTCTGCCGGCTTTCTTCGCTGCACTGCTCGTGCCGCTCTGGAAGGGCAAGCGCCAGACAGTCAGCTGGCTGTTCGCCGGCGGTATCGCCGCGCTGACCTGGTATCTGGTCGGTGGCTACTGGAGCATTTTCACCGGTGCCATCGCCGGTGCTTTCGCGGGGGCCTATCTCGATGACTGA
- a CDS encoding sulfite exporter TauE/SafE family protein yields MEDLSLFSLGLLAVALLATGLVAGIIAGLLGVGGGIVIVPVLYYMFTALKIDPSVLMHVAVGTSLATILATGTSSARAHYNRGSVDMDLLKRWWWAIALGVIAGGTLAGNISGGALTLVFGIVALAVSANMMFRKDGSHLADKLPGSPIKETLGFLIGGISVMMGIGGGTLGVPTLTLFNYPIRKAVGTAAAIGLIIAVPGTLLSIFFGWGEEGRPPFSLGYVNLIGFFLIIPASTLAAPWGAKIAHAIDPSKLKLVFALFLGFTGLRMIYGVVF; encoded by the coding sequence GTGGAAGATCTCAGCCTTTTCTCCCTTGGCCTTCTGGCTGTTGCGCTGCTGGCAACCGGGCTTGTGGCCGGGATCATTGCAGGCCTGCTCGGCGTCGGTGGCGGCATCGTCATCGTGCCGGTGCTCTATTACATGTTCACCGCCCTGAAGATCGACCCGTCGGTTCTGATGCATGTGGCCGTGGGAACGTCGCTCGCAACCATTCTGGCGACCGGCACGTCTTCGGCGCGCGCCCACTACAATCGTGGCAGCGTCGACATGGATCTCCTGAAACGCTGGTGGTGGGCGATCGCTCTTGGCGTCATCGCCGGGGGAACGCTCGCGGGGAACATTTCGGGTGGCGCACTGACGCTGGTCTTCGGGATTGTCGCTCTGGCCGTGTCGGCCAACATGATGTTCCGCAAGGATGGCTCCCATCTGGCCGACAAGCTTCCCGGATCTCCGATCAAGGAAACACTGGGTTTCCTGATTGGCGGGATCTCGGTGATGATGGGCATTGGCGGTGGAACGCTCGGCGTTCCGACATTGACCCTTTTCAATTATCCGATCCGCAAGGCGGTTGGCACCGCGGCGGCCATCGGCCTCATCATTGCCGTTCCGGGCACCCTGCTGTCGATCTTCTTCGGTTGGGGCGAGGAGGGGCGCCCGCCGTTCTCGCTCGGGTATGTCAACCTGATCGGCTTCTTCCTGATTATTCCGGCCAGCACCCTTGCTGCACCCTGGGGCGCGAAGATCGCCCATGCCATCGATCCGTCGAAGCTGAAGCTCGTGTTCGCGCTGTTCCTCGGTTTTACCGGCCTGCGCATGATCTACGGCGTCGTGTTCTGA
- a CDS encoding DUF3291 domain-containing protein produces the protein MNGHWLALYTFGQFRTRADHPVVEPFHQAEPLVWAAMERAEGFVARSGYEDEPGPDSWGEQVFPRYWQDNGDGWAPSTISLWQDLESALAAVYRGPHAEILKKGPDFMREDHAYPAYALWWVPEGHQPDWMEAIDRFERLGDAGPTPAAFTFKSAFDPSGKPTTVNGGVSKQIAERNRTRTEAPKAVQ, from the coding sequence ATGAACGGTCACTGGCTTGCGCTCTATACATTCGGCCAATTTCGTACGCGGGCGGACCACCCGGTTGTGGAACCCTTTCACCAGGCCGAGCCGCTTGTGTGGGCTGCGATGGAGCGAGCCGAGGGTTTCGTCGCCCGGTCCGGCTACGAAGACGAACCGGGACCGGACAGCTGGGGCGAGCAGGTTTTTCCCAGGTACTGGCAGGACAATGGCGACGGCTGGGCACCCTCCACCATCTCGCTTTGGCAAGACCTGGAATCAGCGCTTGCCGCCGTCTACCGAGGGCCGCACGCCGAGATCCTGAAAAAGGGCCCGGACTTCATGCGGGAAGACCATGCCTACCCCGCCTATGCCCTGTGGTGGGTGCCGGAAGGCCACCAACCGGACTGGATGGAAGCGATCGACCGCTTCGAACGCCTGGGCGACGCGGGCCCCACGCCCGCGGCCTTCACATTCAAATCCGCTTTCGATCCTTCCGGAAAGCCCACAACAGTGAACGGCGGCGTATCGAAACAGATCGCGGAACGAAACCGGACCCGGACCGAAGCTCCCAAGGCTGTTCAATAG
- a CDS encoding pirin family protein, which yields MNQILRPSDARGDADFGWLKSKHTFSFGSYFDPNHIGFGALRVINEDRVAPSAGFPTHPHQNMEIISYVVSGGLEHKDSLGTGSVIWPGELQRMSAGTGVRHSEYNHSDTDPVHFLQIWIVPEADGISPSYEQKAFPEDGRRDALRLIGSRDGRDGSVTIHQDVDLYASLLSADRSLAFDIRPGRKVWLQLVKGKISVNDQPLSAGDGLGLLQTGAISLTASENAEFLLFDLAA from the coding sequence ATGAACCAGATACTCCGTCCTTCGGATGCTCGCGGCGATGCCGATTTCGGCTGGTTGAAGAGCAAGCACACGTTCTCCTTCGGGTCCTATTTTGACCCGAACCACATCGGTTTCGGTGCCCTGCGGGTGATTAACGAAGACCGTGTCGCCCCCAGCGCCGGCTTCCCGACCCACCCGCACCAGAACATGGAGATCATCTCCTATGTCGTTTCCGGTGGTCTGGAACACAAGGATTCGCTCGGTACGGGCTCAGTCATCTGGCCGGGAGAACTGCAGCGCATGAGCGCCGGCACCGGTGTCCGCCACAGTGAGTACAATCACTCGGACACGGATCCGGTCCACTTCCTGCAGATCTGGATCGTTCCGGAAGCTGACGGAATCTCGCCAAGCTACGAGCAGAAGGCCTTTCCGGAAGACGGCCGCCGCGATGCGCTGCGCCTGATCGGATCGCGCGACGGGCGGGACGGATCCGTTACCATTCATCAGGATGTCGATCTCTACGCGTCGCTTCTGTCCGCGGATCGCAGCCTGGCCTTCGACATCCGCCCTGGCAGGAAGGTCTGGCTGCAGCTGGTGAAAGGCAAGATCAGCGTCAACGACCAGCCGCTTTCCGCAGGCGACGGTCTCGGTCTGCTTCAGACAGGCGCAATCTCGCTGACAGCCAGTGAGAATGCCGAATTCCTGCTGTTCGACCTGGCAGCCTGA
- a CDS encoding GNAT family N-acetyltransferase: MVETTSPDITLEQDGSKGRYVAKVGGITEPAELTFSIVNEHLIIADHTGVPDSMRGMGVGKALVERLVDDARRKQVKIVPLCPYVNAQRRKHPEWADVFQA; this comes from the coding sequence ATGGTAGAGACAACTTCCCCCGACATCACCCTGGAACAGGATGGCAGCAAAGGCCGCTATGTGGCGAAGGTAGGCGGGATCACCGAGCCGGCCGAACTAACCTTCTCCATTGTCAACGAACACTTGATCATTGCCGATCACACCGGTGTGCCGGACAGCATGCGTGGCATGGGGGTTGGCAAGGCACTGGTGGAAAGGCTTGTTGATGACGCCCGTCGCAAGCAGGTGAAGATCGTGCCGCTGTGTCCTTATGTGAATGCGCAGCGGCGCAAGCACCCCGAATGGGCGGATGTGTTTCAGGCCTAG